The following are encoded together in the Thiobacillus sp. SCUT-2 genome:
- the rpsA gene encoding 30S ribosomal protein S1 has product MSTATASSTPSAMESFAALFEESLSHQEMRQGEVITAEIVAVDNNFVTVNAGLKSESLIPLEEFKNDQGEIEAKIGDFVSVAIESIEDGFGATKLSRERAKKLAAWLDLEAAMNEGRVVKGMVQGKVKGGLTVLVGGLRAFLPGSLVDMRPVKDTTPYEYKEMEFKVIKLDRKRNNVVVSRRAVLEETMGADREALMESLKEGSIVKGVVKNITDYGAFVDLGGIDGLLHITDMAWRRVKHPSEVVHVGQELEAKILRYDTEKNRVSLGIKQLGDDPWVGIARRYPQGTRMFGKVANLTDYGAFVEIEEGIEGLVHVSEMDWTNKNVSPSKIVQLGDEVEVMVLDIDEDKRRISLGMKQCKSNPWEDFSMNHKKGDKVSGAIKSITDFGVFIGLPGGIDGLVHLSDLSWSVPGEEAVRNFRKGQDVEAVVLGIDLERERISLGIKQLEGDPLSSYASGHEKGSIVKGTIKTIEAKGATVQLDGDMEGYLRASEVSRDRVEDMRSHFKEGDEIEAMIINVDRKNRVINLSIKAKDMNEQDAAMKKLAAESAASSGSTNLGALLKAKLDNKNAE; this is encoded by the coding sequence ATGTCTACTGCTACCGCTTCCTCCACCCCCTCTGCCATGGAAAGCTTTGCCGCCCTGTTCGAGGAGTCCCTGTCGCATCAGGAAATGCGCCAGGGCGAAGTCATCACCGCCGAGATTGTCGCCGTCGACAACAACTTCGTGACGGTGAACGCCGGCCTCAAGTCCGAGAGCCTCATCCCCCTCGAGGAATTCAAGAACGACCAGGGTGAGATCGAAGCCAAGATCGGCGATTTCGTTTCCGTCGCCATCGAGTCGATCGAAGACGGCTTCGGCGCGACCAAGCTGTCGCGCGAGCGCGCCAAGAAGCTGGCCGCGTGGCTGGATCTGGAAGCGGCCATGAACGAAGGCCGTGTCGTCAAGGGCATGGTGCAGGGCAAGGTCAAGGGCGGCCTGACGGTGCTGGTGGGCGGGCTGCGCGCCTTCCTGCCGGGCTCGCTGGTCGACATGCGCCCGGTCAAGGACACCACCCCCTACGAATACAAGGAAATGGAGTTCAAGGTCATCAAGCTCGACCGCAAGCGCAACAACGTCGTCGTGTCGCGCCGTGCCGTGCTGGAAGAGACCATGGGCGCCGACCGCGAAGCGCTGATGGAAAGCCTGAAGGAAGGCTCCATCGTCAAGGGCGTGGTCAAGAACATCACCGACTACGGCGCGTTCGTCGACCTCGGCGGCATCGACGGCCTGCTGCACATCACCGACATGGCCTGGCGCCGCGTCAAGCATCCTTCCGAAGTGGTGCACGTCGGCCAGGAACTCGAAGCCAAGATCCTGCGCTACGACACCGAGAAGAACCGCGTTTCGCTCGGCATCAAGCAGCTGGGTGACGATCCGTGGGTCGGCATCGCCCGCCGCTACCCGCAGGGCACCCGCATGTTCGGCAAGGTCGCCAACCTCACCGACTACGGCGCGTTCGTCGAGATCGAGGAAGGCATCGAAGGCCTGGTGCACGTGTCCGAAATGGACTGGACCAACAAGAACGTCAGCCCCTCCAAGATCGTCCAGCTGGGCGACGAGGTCGAAGTCATGGTGCTCGACATCGACGAGGACAAGCGCCGCATCTCGCTGGGCATGAAGCAGTGCAAGTCGAACCCGTGGGAAGACTTCTCGATGAACCACAAGAAGGGCGACAAGGTCAGCGGCGCGATCAAGTCGATCACCGATTTCGGCGTGTTTATCGGCCTGCCGGGCGGCATCGACGGCCTCGTCCACCTGTCCGACCTGTCGTGGAGCGTGCCGGGCGAAGAGGCCGTGCGCAACTTCCGCAAGGGCCAGGACGTGGAAGCCGTGGTGCTCGGCATCGACCTCGAGCGCGAGCGCATCTCGCTCGGCATCAAGCAGCTTGAAGGCGATCCGCTTTCCAGCTACGCGTCGGGCCACGAGAAGGGCAGCATCGTCAAGGGCACCATCAAGACCATCGAAGCCAAGGGCGCCACCGTCCAGCTCGACGGCGACATGGAAGGCTACCTGCGTGCCTCCGAAGTCTCGCGCGACCGCGTCGAGGACATGCGCAGCCACTTCAAGGAAGGCGACGAGATCGAAGCCATGATCATCAACGTCGACCGCAAGAACCGCGTCATCAACCTCTCGATCAAGGCCAAGGACATGAACGAGCAGGATGCGGCGATGAAGAAGCTGGCCGCCGAGTCGGCCGCTTCCAGCGGCTCGACCAACCTCGGTGCGCTGCTGAAGGCCAAGCTCGACAACAAGAACGCCGAGTAA